In the Haloferula helveola genome, one interval contains:
- a CDS encoding Ig-like domain-containing protein, which translates to MKPIHSLCLPPLIAVILPLVHAGSVTISSTPPTIDGADIGNLTSTTNHDDKTWTDTTNHGQAFTTGSDASYTLYSFSMQVRTTSQTAPAPADKTWSIRVVEIDPNNADTTTVVLETGHVSSGTWVGGDWFTWTLDTPLSLSPNTLYGIDVEMTSGGAYQPGIPYLYYNRADEVANGYRYSRGDGDPATINSTTSWDRVFHLNLASASDTVPPAILNLSPADDATDAPAVDNLAITFDEVVQAGSGDIVITETGVGVFETIPVTDPRVSFSGSVVTIDPTGTLATETDYDVQIAAGAILDTAPTPNVFAGIADATTWNFTTAPPDITPPGIASLSPADDEIDVALGANLVLTFDETVVKGTGDILIVETGSGTFETIPVTDARVTIAGGQVTIDPSGNFTYGTDYHVEISAGAFEDLAGLAFAGFAASTDWNFSTLAAPLIGTLTTSASAPIPSGLDQSNLDAATGGQSIWTDRPAQGNTFTSDATGGALKSITVQLTDGDGTISGWKDYIVRVGTVTLGSPNVFNEISSEVIRQDADIPSGSYYTFTLGAPVELAPSTLYAFQVGLAGSQQSHTAGIPQLRSTGDVFAGGQRFTGENPGAGLGTALNLTSGDLVFHLAIEHPMDPSPFRVVTAGGDLDLMWTNLLPNVGSDVWVDVWFGTDPVSDFTKVVDAGLNVTSVTVNAPVADTYYWRVDSYLEGSPTGVPVESDIFEFYITDTDLDGFPDDYELANTDPPSNTGLNPGDDLENGGAGDGLTNWEEYQLGTDPNDPDTDGDNLEDGPETVGAGLRPITDPLNPDTDGDGLDDDVESNTGVWAGAADTGTDPTDPDYDKDGLKDGIESNSGTFVDRTTDTGTNPYLPDSDSDGAGDWYEATASFTDPNDGLEKPNVPYPLPDPVGTDTGVTTKPVKVYIMSGQSNMVGIGYIDGNEPGSMESVLMRENKFPNMVDGGAYTQRNDVYYRGVVTAIGDGPLKVGVQGNRIGPEQGFGHVMGYYHDEPVLIIKSSQGNRGLAWDFMPPGSPSYTVDGITYAGYGDQDKQWDEIEPIDTPPGPYDPTSEGGWYAGKQYDDCFLDEADWHPSGSGFSSITNVADVLADFATHYPDWAAQGYEIAGFVWWQGHWDGGEQGTGTASLYATRYEQNLVNLINALRTEFNSPNAPFVVATVGFGGGTWDPGSSGDTIFNAQMAVGNPTLYPGFAGTVASVDTTGYWRDVSESPGGQGFHYNNNAETYTLVGDAMGRAMIDLLESGTTPDDYDAWAAGYPGADLSDPNADFDNDGLNNDEERIWGLNPTSGQSPSPISVGLDAAVGTLSYTRRTPSLSGATFSYEWSTDLSPGGWTTFTPVSETSDNGNPVETVEITLDAALLANPALFVRVVAN; encoded by the coding sequence GTGAAACCCATTCATTCCCTGTGTCTTCCGCCGCTGATTGCAGTGATCCTGCCGCTCGTTCACGCCGGCAGTGTTACGATCAGCAGCACCCCACCGACCATTGACGGTGCCGATATCGGAAACCTGACGTCGACGACGAATCACGACGATAAAACGTGGACGGACACGACCAACCACGGGCAGGCGTTCACCACGGGCAGCGACGCCAGCTACACGCTCTACTCGTTCTCGATGCAGGTCAGGACGACCAGCCAAACGGCTCCGGCGCCCGCGGACAAAACCTGGAGCATCCGGGTGGTCGAGATCGACCCGAACAACGCCGACACGACGACGGTGGTTCTTGAGACCGGTCACGTTTCGAGCGGAACTTGGGTCGGAGGCGACTGGTTCACTTGGACCCTCGACACCCCACTCAGCCTTTCTCCGAACACCCTCTACGGCATCGATGTCGAGATGACGTCCGGCGGCGCCTACCAGCCCGGCATTCCCTATCTCTACTACAACCGCGCCGACGAGGTCGCGAACGGCTACCGATACTCGAGGGGCGACGGCGACCCGGCCACCATCAACTCAACCACCAGCTGGGACCGGGTTTTCCACCTCAACCTCGCCTCGGCATCGGACACGGTGCCGCCCGCCATCCTGAATCTGAGTCCCGCGGACGACGCCACCGACGCTCCGGCCGTCGACAACCTCGCGATCACGTTCGATGAGGTCGTCCAGGCCGGCAGCGGAGACATCGTGATCACGGAGACGGGCGTCGGTGTTTTCGAAACGATCCCGGTCACCGACCCGCGGGTCTCGTTCAGCGGCAGCGTGGTCACCATCGACCCCACCGGAACGCTGGCGACCGAAACCGACTACGATGTCCAGATCGCCGCCGGTGCAATCCTCGACACCGCGCCGACGCCGAACGTCTTCGCCGGCATCGCGGATGCGACGACCTGGAACTTCACCACCGCGCCGCCCGACATCACACCACCGGGCATCGCATCGCTGAGTCCTGCGGACGACGAGATCGATGTCGCGCTCGGTGCGAATCTCGTCCTGACCTTCGATGAAACGGTCGTCAAAGGCACCGGTGACATCCTCATCGTCGAAACCGGGAGCGGCACCTTCGAAACCATCCCGGTCACCGACGCCCGGGTAACGATCGCGGGCGGGCAGGTCACGATCGATCCGAGCGGCAACTTCACTTACGGCACCGACTACCATGTCGAGATTTCGGCAGGCGCGTTCGAGGACCTCGCCGGTCTGGCTTTCGCCGGCTTTGCCGCATCCACGGATTGGAATTTCAGCACGCTCGCCGCTCCGCTGATCGGCACGCTTACGACCAGCGCGTCGGCTCCGATTCCCAGCGGCCTCGATCAGTCGAATCTTGATGCGGCCACCGGCGGCCAGTCCATCTGGACCGACCGTCCCGCGCAGGGCAACACCTTCACCAGCGACGCCACCGGCGGTGCGCTGAAGTCGATCACCGTCCAGCTGACCGATGGAGATGGCACGATCAGCGGCTGGAAGGACTACATCGTCCGCGTCGGCACCGTGACACTCGGCAGCCCGAACGTCTTCAACGAGATCAGCTCGGAAGTCATTCGCCAGGATGCCGACATCCCGAGCGGATCCTACTACACCTTCACGCTCGGAGCGCCGGTCGAACTCGCACCCAGCACGCTCTACGCCTTTCAGGTCGGCCTTGCGGGATCGCAGCAGAGCCACACCGCCGGCATTCCCCAGCTCCGCAGCACCGGCGACGTGTTCGCGGGCGGGCAACGATTCACCGGCGAGAACCCGGGTGCCGGTCTCGGCACGGCGTTGAACCTCACCTCGGGTGACCTTGTGTTCCATCTCGCCATCGAACACCCGATGGACCCCTCGCCCTTCCGGGTGGTGACCGCCGGCGGCGACCTCGACCTGATGTGGACCAATCTCCTGCCGAATGTCGGCTCGGACGTGTGGGTCGATGTCTGGTTCGGCACCGATCCGGTTTCGGATTTCACGAAAGTCGTGGATGCCGGCCTGAACGTCACCAGCGTGACCGTCAATGCGCCTGTCGCTGACACCTACTACTGGCGCGTCGATTCCTACCTCGAAGGCAGCCCGACCGGGGTGCCGGTGGAAAGCGACATCTTCGAGTTCTACATCACCGACACCGACCTCGATGGCTTCCCGGACGACTACGAGCTGGCCAACACCGACCCGCCCTCGAATACCGGCCTGAATCCGGGCGACGACCTTGAGAACGGCGGCGCGGGAGACGGCCTGACCAACTGGGAGGAATACCAGCTCGGCACCGATCCGAACGATCCCGACACCGACGGTGACAATCTCGAGGACGGACCGGAAACCGTCGGCGCCGGCTTGCGGCCGATCACCGATCCGCTCAATCCCGACACGGACGGCGACGGGCTGGATGACGACGTCGAAAGCAACACGGGCGTCTGGGCCGGCGCCGCCGACACCGGCACCGATCCGACCGACCCCGACTACGACAAGGACGGCCTCAAGGACGGGATTGAATCGAACAGCGGGACCTTCGTCGACCGGACCACCGACACCGGCACCAATCCCTACCTCCCCGACTCCGATTCGGATGGCGCGGGCGACTGGTACGAGGCCACCGCCTCCTTCACCGATCCGAATGACGGGCTGGAGAAGCCGAACGTCCCCTACCCCCTTCCGGACCCGGTTGGCACCGACACCGGTGTCACCACCAAGCCGGTCAAGGTCTACATCATGTCCGGCCAGTCGAACATGGTCGGGATCGGCTACATCGACGGCAACGAGCCGGGATCGATGGAATCGGTCCTGATGCGCGAGAACAAGTTCCCGAACATGGTCGACGGCGGCGCCTACACCCAACGCAACGACGTTTATTACCGAGGTGTCGTCACCGCGATCGGCGATGGCCCGTTGAAGGTCGGCGTGCAGGGCAACCGCATCGGCCCCGAGCAGGGATTCGGCCACGTGATGGGCTACTACCACGACGAGCCGGTCCTCATCATCAAGAGCTCGCAGGGGAACCGCGGCCTCGCGTGGGACTTCATGCCGCCGGGCAGCCCCAGCTACACGGTGGACGGGATCACCTACGCCGGCTACGGCGACCAGGACAAGCAGTGGGACGAGATCGAGCCGATCGATACTCCGCCCGGGCCGTATGATCCGACTTCCGAGGGAGGCTGGTATGCGGGCAAACAGTACGACGATTGCTTCCTCGACGAAGCCGATTGGCATCCGAGCGGCTCCGGCTTCTCGTCCATCACCAACGTCGCCGACGTCCTCGCCGACTTCGCCACCCACTACCCGGACTGGGCCGCCCAAGGCTACGAAATCGCCGGCTTCGTCTGGTGGCAGGGCCACTGGGACGGCGGCGAACAGGGCACCGGCACGGCAAGCCTTTACGCCACGCGCTACGAGCAGAATCTGGTCAACCTGATCAACGCCCTGCGGACGGAATTCAACTCACCGAACGCTCCCTTCGTGGTCGCGACTGTCGGCTTCGGCGGCGGCACGTGGGATCCGGGCAGCAGTGGCGACACGATCTTCAACGCGCAGATGGCGGTCGGAAACCCGACGCTGTATCCGGGCTTCGCCGGCACGGTGGCATCGGTCGACACCACCGGCTACTGGCGCGATGTCTCGGAGTCGCCCGGCGGGCAGGGTTTCCACTACAACAACAACGCGGAGACCTACACGCTGGTGGGTGACGCGATGGGCCGCGCGATGATCGACTTGCTGGAAAGCGGCACGACGCCGGACGACTACGATGCGTGGGCTGCCGGCTATCCCGGCGCCGACCTCAGTGATCCGAATGCCGACTTCGACAACGACGGCCTGAACAACGACGAGGAGCGGATCTGGGGACTCAACCCGACCAGCGGTCAGTCGCCGAGCCCGATCTCGGTCGGACTCGATGCGGCCGTCGGAACGCTGAGCTACACCCGCCGCACGCCGTCGCTGAGCGGTGCGACCTTCAGCTACGAATGGTCGACCGACCTCTCGCCCGGCGGCTGGACGACGTTCACGCCGGTCAGCGAGACGTCCGACAACGGCAATCCGGTGGAAACGGTCGAGATCACGCTCGATGCCGCCTTGCTCGCCAATCCGGCCTTGTTCGTCCGGGTCGTCGCCAACTGA
- a CDS encoding FAD-dependent oxidoreductase, with translation MSDSPSPGRRRFLQSSLLAPVGAALASTTHVEASALPDAGKADISTDVDVLVVGGGTAGTIAAIQAGRAGAKTLLLERGAQLGGMTTTGGVAFPGLFDAWGKQVIAGIGWELVKESVELDGGKLPNFAKVPQRHWMNQVHVNQFLYAILAEEKCAKAGVTICYYEFPTSVTPVDGGWQVECTGFGTRRQIRCKQIIDCTGGAEVVGMAGFERMREDETQPGSMLFHLGEANDPGRHQLHQLYVHGADSTNSRTVTQANLTGRKSVLEKLRKDKKRLMHLQPEAAFRESFRIVGETVITVNDYTGGRLFDDAVSNAFYPVDLHTKSGVKPKPLKPGTVPTIPLSALVPKGSRNLIVAGRSVSSDRLANSGLRVQASCMGMGQAAAAAAVLAVKGGTTPLKVPLDDIHRLLSDHGAILPGKA, from the coding sequence ATGAGCGATTCCCCCTCACCCGGTCGCAGAAGGTTCCTGCAAAGCTCGCTGCTGGCTCCGGTGGGGGCGGCACTTGCATCAACGACCCACGTCGAGGCGTCAGCCCTACCTGATGCCGGAAAGGCGGACATCTCGACCGATGTCGACGTGCTGGTGGTCGGTGGAGGGACGGCGGGCACGATCGCCGCGATCCAGGCCGGTCGCGCCGGAGCGAAGACGCTGCTGCTCGAACGCGGCGCCCAGCTTGGCGGGATGACAACCACCGGCGGTGTCGCCTTTCCCGGGCTCTTCGATGCCTGGGGCAAGCAGGTGATCGCGGGCATCGGCTGGGAGCTGGTGAAGGAATCGGTCGAACTCGACGGCGGCAAGCTCCCGAATTTCGCCAAAGTCCCCCAGCGTCACTGGATGAACCAGGTGCACGTGAACCAGTTCCTCTACGCCATCCTCGCCGAGGAGAAATGCGCGAAGGCGGGCGTCACGATTTGCTACTATGAGTTCCCGACTTCGGTCACGCCTGTCGATGGAGGATGGCAGGTCGAGTGCACCGGCTTCGGCACCCGCCGGCAGATCCGCTGCAAGCAGATCATCGACTGCACCGGCGGCGCCGAGGTGGTCGGCATGGCGGGCTTCGAGCGGATGCGGGAAGACGAGACACAGCCGGGCTCGATGCTTTTCCATCTCGGCGAAGCGAATGATCCGGGACGCCACCAGCTTCACCAACTCTACGTGCATGGTGCGGACTCGACGAACTCGCGGACCGTCACGCAGGCGAACCTGACCGGCCGCAAGTCGGTGCTCGAGAAGCTCCGCAAGGACAAGAAGCGACTGATGCACCTGCAACCGGAGGCCGCCTTTCGCGAGAGCTTCCGGATCGTCGGCGAAACGGTGATCACCGTGAACGACTACACCGGCGGCCGGCTCTTCGACGATGCGGTGTCGAACGCGTTCTACCCCGTCGACCTGCACACCAAGAGCGGCGTGAAGCCGAAGCCGCTGAAGCCGGGCACCGTGCCGACCATCCCATTGAGCGCCTTGGTCCCGAAAGGCAGCCGCAATCTCATCGTCGCCGGCCGCAGCGTCTCGAGCGACCGTCTCGCGAATTCCGGCCTGCGGGTCCAGGCATCGTGCATGGGCATGGGCCAAGCCGCCGCGGCCGCAGCCGTGCTGGCGGTCAAGGGCGGGACGACGCCGCTCAAAGTCCCGCTCGACGATATCCACCGGCTCCTTTCCGATCACGGAGCGATCCTTCCGGGCAAAGCCTGA
- a CDS encoding DUF4405 domain-containing protein — MRKTNLGTLRRRSTSLFITLTFLVLAVTGVVAFVGPFSIGVVGLHALMGFLFIGIVGLHVLNNIRPLKGYTHGRAIWAVLVITGGLTALFYFQPGPVKTLLGLSGNLGPAVDRFEISDDRMVYRYRPLPDYRMELTVKAGPSFDAANPPDFAIWLENQGAYHIKTLHGPDTADAVGLPYWSFKRKGWEQAKREAEEMGEIDVVSSPTPNGSFDPADYILPADPENSTPCKLLIEINQRGDAHANNPDQASLVYSVEIDPRHPKAFQTLDLVGYPKREDDDGKEAWALYFVDDTFGSALDLIDSALLTIERGEP; from the coding sequence ATGCGCAAGACCAACCTCGGGACCCTGCGGCGAAGGTCGACCTCGCTGTTCATCACGCTGACCTTTCTGGTGCTCGCGGTGACTGGAGTCGTGGCCTTTGTCGGGCCGTTCTCCATCGGGGTCGTCGGACTGCACGCGCTGATGGGGTTTCTCTTCATCGGCATCGTCGGCCTGCACGTGCTCAACAACATCCGCCCGTTGAAGGGCTACACGCACGGCCGGGCGATCTGGGCAGTTCTGGTCATCACCGGCGGACTCACGGCGCTGTTCTATTTCCAGCCGGGACCCGTGAAGACATTGCTCGGGCTGAGTGGCAACCTCGGTCCCGCCGTCGACCGGTTCGAGATTTCGGACGACCGCATGGTTTACCGCTACCGCCCGTTGCCCGACTACCGGATGGAACTGACGGTGAAAGCGGGCCCGTCCTTCGATGCGGCCAACCCGCCCGACTTCGCCATCTGGCTCGAGAACCAGGGTGCCTATCATATCAAGACGCTGCACGGTCCCGACACCGCGGACGCTGTCGGACTGCCCTATTGGAGTTTCAAGAGAAAGGGCTGGGAGCAGGCCAAGCGCGAAGCGGAAGAGATGGGAGAGATCGACGTCGTGTCGTCCCCCACTCCGAACGGGTCCTTCGATCCGGCCGATTACATCCTGCCTGCCGATCCAGAGAACTCGACACCCTGCAAGTTGCTGATCGAGATCAACCAGCGCGGCGACGCCCACGCGAATAACCCCGATCAGGCCTCGCTTGTCTACTCGGTCGAAATCGACCCACGCCATCCGAAGGCGTTCCAGACACTCGACCTTGTCGGCTACCCGAAGCGCGAAGACGATGACGGCAAGGAAGCGTGGGCGCTCTACTTCGTCGACGACACCTTCGGCTCCGCCCTCGACCTTATTGACAGCGCCCTGCTGACGATCGAGCGGGGGGAACCATGA
- a CDS encoding PSD1 and planctomycete cytochrome C domain-containing protein, which yields MSCFRSILLASACLSSLGIASAQPSPEDLAFFENKIRPVLASACYECHSVDAKKLKADLFLDSRASILKGGDSGPSIVVGKPDESLLIETIRYTNVDLQMPPKTRLTDEQVADFEKWVEMGAPWPDEEPPKPGKNRDAFDIQARRATHWCWQPVKEVRPPAVKDSDWPLQPLDQFILAKLEAANLKPAPDADRPSWIRRLSFDLRGLPPTPEEVDAFVADTSDDAFEKVVDRYLASSDYGVKWGRHWLDLARYAESYGHEFDYNIPEAWKYRDTVVRAFNADVPHDQMIREAIAGDLLESPRVDEKSGLNESVAATGFWWLGEATHAPTDVRGDEATRIDNQIDAFSKSFLGLTVSCARCHDHKFDAISDEDYYSLTGFLQSSRRELTPRDPGGRIAEAATRLRQLQKETTVSAAGTVKASPSAKGEGVLWDFQGGETDGWLKSGEAFPDQPSGAAPLEIALLPGQTEHIPAGVWHSGLYGSQLHGVLRTPTFTLEKPELHIRIAATGNVRARVIIDGYFMDEFNALLFRGIDLKDKGIDTGGKWQWKRFAGDLRKYVGHRVYVEFLDKGDGYIAVDEVGYQPRKGEPALTPIADPAVAASAVEQAKAIWKDMPAPDYVLAMTEGTPENDRLHIRGGHKNLGDELPRRFLTALGGKEKAAPKTSSGRLELARDVASPDNPLTARVQVNRIWHHLTGRGIVPTVDDFGVMGEDPSHPELLDWLARRFVENGWSNKQMIRSIVLSRTYRMSCVAHPEVSENTIAEVDADNALLHKFRVRRLTSESIRDGILAISGRLDPKLDGPSVAVHLTSFMEGRGRPPCGPLDGAGRRSVFTAVRRNFLPPFHLAFDYPTPFSTMGRRSRSNVPAQSLVLMNDPFVAEQAKIWAKKLEAEPNPDARLAKAYRQAFSREPDAKEKEMLLSFLERQAGLYSTGAEDPRVWADLCHLLFNKKEFIFLR from the coding sequence ATGTCCTGCTTTCGCTCCATCCTGCTCGCTTCAGCCTGCCTGAGCTCGCTCGGTATCGCATCCGCGCAGCCATCACCGGAGGATCTCGCATTCTTCGAAAACAAGATCCGCCCGGTCCTCGCGTCGGCCTGCTATGAGTGCCACAGCGTCGATGCCAAGAAGCTCAAGGCGGATCTCTTCCTCGACTCGCGGGCTTCCATCCTCAAGGGCGGCGACAGCGGACCTTCGATCGTCGTGGGCAAACCCGACGAGAGCCTGCTGATCGAAACCATCCGCTACACCAACGTCGACCTGCAGATGCCGCCGAAGACGCGTCTCACCGACGAGCAGGTGGCAGACTTCGAAAAATGGGTCGAAATGGGCGCACCGTGGCCCGACGAAGAGCCGCCGAAACCCGGCAAGAATCGCGACGCCTTCGACATCCAGGCACGCCGCGCGACACATTGGTGCTGGCAGCCGGTCAAGGAGGTGCGGCCGCCCGCGGTCAAGGACTCCGATTGGCCTCTGCAACCACTCGACCAGTTCATTCTCGCCAAGCTTGAAGCAGCCAATCTGAAGCCCGCACCGGATGCCGACCGTCCCTCATGGATCCGTCGCCTGAGCTTCGACCTCCGCGGCCTGCCACCGACTCCGGAAGAAGTCGACGCCTTTGTCGCCGACACCTCCGACGATGCTTTCGAGAAGGTCGTCGACCGCTACCTCGCGTCATCCGACTACGGCGTGAAATGGGGCCGCCACTGGCTCGACCTCGCACGCTATGCCGAGAGCTACGGCCATGAATTCGACTACAACATCCCGGAAGCGTGGAAATACCGCGACACCGTCGTGCGCGCCTTCAACGCCGACGTGCCGCACGACCAGATGATCCGCGAGGCGATCGCCGGCGATCTCTTGGAAAGCCCGCGTGTCGACGAGAAGTCCGGCCTCAACGAATCAGTGGCCGCCACCGGCTTCTGGTGGCTTGGCGAGGCGACCCACGCCCCGACCGACGTCCGTGGTGACGAAGCGACACGCATCGACAACCAGATCGATGCGTTCTCGAAGTCGTTCCTCGGACTCACGGTCTCGTGCGCGCGCTGCCACGATCACAAGTTCGACGCGATTTCCGACGAGGACTACTACTCGCTCACCGGTTTCCTGCAGAGCTCGCGCCGCGAACTGACGCCCCGCGATCCGGGCGGAAGAATCGCTGAAGCCGCCACACGGCTGCGCCAGCTTCAGAAGGAAACGACTGTAAGTGCGGCAGGCACCGTGAAGGCGTCGCCGTCCGCCAAAGGAGAAGGCGTTCTCTGGGATTTCCAGGGAGGCGAGACCGATGGCTGGCTGAAGAGTGGAGAAGCGTTTCCGGATCAACCATCGGGCGCTGCACCGCTCGAAATCGCGCTGCTGCCGGGACAGACCGAACACATCCCGGCCGGCGTGTGGCACAGTGGCCTCTACGGCTCGCAACTTCACGGGGTGCTGCGGACGCCGACCTTCACCCTTGAGAAACCCGAGCTGCACATCCGGATCGCGGCGACCGGCAACGTGCGGGCCCGGGTGATCATCGACGGCTACTTCATGGACGAGTTCAACGCCCTGCTCTTCCGAGGCATCGACCTGAAGGACAAGGGCATCGACACCGGAGGCAAGTGGCAATGGAAACGCTTCGCCGGCGACCTGAGGAAGTATGTCGGGCATCGCGTGTATGTGGAGTTCCTCGACAAGGGCGACGGCTACATCGCGGTCGACGAGGTCGGCTACCAGCCACGCAAGGGCGAGCCGGCACTTACACCGATTGCCGATCCCGCGGTTGCGGCTTCCGCCGTGGAGCAGGCCAAGGCGATCTGGAAGGATATGCCGGCGCCCGACTACGTCCTGGCGATGACCGAGGGAACGCCGGAGAACGACCGGCTGCACATCCGCGGCGGACACAAGAATCTCGGTGACGAACTGCCGCGTCGATTCCTCACGGCTCTCGGTGGCAAGGAGAAGGCCGCACCGAAGACGTCGAGCGGCCGACTCGAACTCGCGCGCGATGTAGCATCGCCCGACAACCCGCTCACCGCCCGCGTCCAGGTCAACCGGATCTGGCACCACCTGACCGGCCGCGGCATCGTGCCGACCGTCGATGACTTCGGCGTGATGGGCGAGGACCCGTCGCACCCCGAGCTGCTCGACTGGCTCGCTCGTCGCTTCGTCGAGAACGGCTGGTCGAACAAGCAGATGATCCGCTCGATCGTCCTATCCCGCACCTACCGGATGTCCTGCGTGGCGCATCCGGAAGTCAGCGAGAACACGATCGCCGAGGTCGATGCCGACAACGCGCTGCTTCACAAGTTCCGCGTGCGGCGTCTGACGTCCGAGTCGATCCGCGACGGTATCCTCGCCATCTCCGGCCGACTCGATCCGAAACTCGACGGTCCTTCCGTGGCGGTCCACCTGACCTCGTTCATGGAAGGCCGCGGTCGACCACCATGCGGACCGCTCGATGGCGCGGGCCGGCGCAGCGTCTTCACCGCGGTCCGGCGCAATTTCCTTCCGCCGTTCCACCTCGCCTTCGACTACCCCACCCCGTTCAGCACGATGGGCCGTCGCTCGCGCTCGAACGTCCCTGCGCAGTCGCTGGTGCTGATGAACGATCCGTTTGTCGCCGAGCAGGCGAAGATCTGGGCCAAGAAACTCGAGGCCGAACCGAATCCCGATGCCCGGCTGGCGAAGGCCTACCGTCAGGCGTTTTCCCGCGAGCCGGATGCGAAGGAAAAAGAGATGCTCCTGTCCTTCCTCGAACGCCAGGCCGGGCTTTACTCCACGGGAGCCGAGGACCCACGGGTGTGGGCCGACCTCTGCCATTTGCTGTTCAACAAGAAAGAGTTCATCTTCCTCCGCTGA
- a CDS encoding DUF1501 domain-containing protein → MHCRNFRPNPMTRREALQTGAHGFGAVALSALLGDRAFAGIPSGTNPLAPRAPHYGPKARSIIFLYMDGGPSQVDTFDYKPLLKKHHGEDPRKAIGKLEPTQFDAVGKVMASPWEFKQYGESGHWVSDLFPHVAKHVDKLAMLKSCTSKFSEHTAANYFLHTGSGIQGRPSMGAWVGYGLGSLNQNLPGFVVLNGGLIPPGGLDNFNSGFLPASFQGSVFKPKGEAVANITPIENSSALQRSKLDALRSLDGLSLDGFGGAEPIESAIRNYETAYMMQTAVPDLMDFDGETEATKKLYGFDGKWQGTQIFARQCLAARRLVERGVRFIELTCPGGAGDRWDQHNNLKDGHEKNCAAVDQPIAGLLADLEARGLLEETLVVWAGEFGRTPFAQGGNGRDHNPFGFTMWMAGGGVKGGISYGETDEWGYKAVENRIEMHDIHATMLHLLGVEHTKSTFRFGGRDMRLTDVHGHVLHDVLV, encoded by the coding sequence ATGCACTGCCGAAACTTCCGACCCAACCCGATGACCCGCCGCGAAGCGCTCCAGACCGGAGCGCACGGATTCGGCGCGGTCGCGCTGTCCGCACTGCTCGGAGATCGCGCCTTTGCCGGAATTCCGTCGGGCACCAACCCGCTTGCGCCGCGCGCCCCCCACTACGGACCGAAGGCACGGAGCATCATCTTCCTCTACATGGACGGCGGTCCGTCGCAGGTCGACACCTTCGACTACAAGCCGCTGCTGAAGAAGCATCACGGCGAGGATCCGCGGAAAGCGATCGGCAAGCTCGAGCCGACGCAGTTCGACGCGGTCGGCAAGGTGATGGCCTCGCCGTGGGAGTTCAAACAGTACGGGGAAAGCGGCCACTGGGTCAGCGATCTGTTCCCGCATGTCGCGAAGCACGTCGACAAGCTGGCGATGCTGAAGTCGTGCACCTCCAAATTCTCCGAGCACACGGCGGCCAACTATTTCCTCCACACCGGCTCCGGGATCCAGGGCCGCCCGAGCATGGGCGCGTGGGTCGGCTACGGACTCGGCAGCCTAAACCAGAACCTGCCGGGATTCGTCGTGCTGAATGGCGGACTGATCCCTCCGGGGGGACTCGACAACTTCAACTCGGGCTTCCTGCCCGCCAGTTTCCAAGGCTCGGTCTTCAAGCCGAAGGGCGAAGCGGTGGCGAACATCACGCCGATCGAGAATTCGTCGGCCTTGCAACGCAGCAAGCTCGACGCGCTGCGCTCGCTCGACGGGCTTTCACTCGACGGATTCGGCGGCGCCGAGCCGATCGAGTCGGCCATCCGCAACTACGAGACCGCCTACATGATGCAGACGGCGGTGCCGGACCTGATGGACTTCGATGGCGAAACCGAAGCGACCAAGAAGCTCTACGGCTTCGACGGAAAATGGCAGGGCACCCAGATCTTCGCGCGCCAATGCCTTGCCGCTCGGCGGCTGGTCGAGCGCGGCGTGCGTTTCATCGAGCTGACCTGTCCGGGCGGGGCCGGCGACCGCTGGGACCAGCACAACAATCTGAAGGACGGCCACGAGAAGAACTGCGCGGCGGTCGACCAACCGATCGCCGGGTTGCTGGCCGACCTCGAAGCGCGCGGGTTGCTGGAGGAAACGTTGGTCGTGTGGGCCGGCGAGTTCGGCCGCACGCCGTTCGCACAAGGAGGTAACGGGCGCGACCACAACCCGTTCGGCTTCACCATGTGGATGGCCGGCGGCGGCGTGAAGGGCGGCATCAGCTACGGCGAGACCGACGAGTGGGGCTACAAGGCGGTCGAGAACCGGATCGAGATGCACGACATCCACGCGACCATGCTGCACCTGCTCGGCGTCGAGCACACCAAGAGCACCTTCCGCTTCGGCGGCCGCGACATGCGCCTGACCGACGTCCACGGCCACGTGTTGCACGACGTGTTGGTTTGA